The Chloracidobacterium sp. genome includes a window with the following:
- a CDS encoding 50S ribosomal protein L6, with translation MSRIGKKIVDFSGLNVKAEDGFLTIEKGNLSKKIRIPDGIEADVLNNQIKVTALDHNSRKFQGLIRTLINNAVIGLSSNFSVSLDLVGVGYKVEQKGNKLILNLGFSHPVEYELPEGIDCAIERMQKSIQQYQATLTVRGWDKERVGQVAADLVALKRPDAYKGKGIRYADRPLVLKPGKSGTKGSKK, from the coding sequence ATGTCACGAATAGGAAAAAAGATAGTGGATTTCTCAGGCCTTAATGTTAAGGCTGAGGATGGCTTTCTCACTATTGAAAAAGGCAATTTATCTAAGAAAATAAGAATTCCTGATGGAATTGAAGCTGATGTGTTAAATAATCAAATCAAGGTTACTGCGTTAGATCACAATAGTCGTAAGTTTCAAGGATTGATAAGGACGCTCATCAATAATGCTGTCATTGGCCTTTCCTCTAACTTCTCTGTGAGTTTAGATTTAGTTGGAGTAGGTTATAAGGTAGAACAAAAAGGTAATAAGTTAATACTCAACCTAGGGTTTTCACATCCAGTGGAGTATGAATTGCCAGAAGGAATAGACTGTGCAATAGAAAGGATGCAAAAATCAATTCAGCAATATCAGGCAACATTGACAGTAAGAGGTTGGGATAAGGAGAGAGTGGGGCAGGTAGCAGCTGATCTTGTAGCGCTCAAGCGCCCAGATGCGTATAAGGGTAAAGGTATACGCTATGCTGATCGGCCACTAGTCCTAAAGCCAGGTAAGTCCGGTACAAAGGGTAGCAAGAAATAA
- the rplR gene encoding 50S ribosomal protein L18: MKSQRYRLCVFRSSKHIYAQIIDDSRGMTLCAASSLKLRDYPENLNGLSRKLYRASQVGMEIAERAKKLGIKDVYFDRNGYKYHGRVKQLAESARLGGLNF, from the coding sequence ATGAAAAGCCAAAGGTACCGTCTATGTGTTTTTCGGAGTTCTAAGCACATATATGCTCAAATAATAGATGATTCCCGTGGTATGACCCTTTGTGCTGCAAGTTCTCTAAAGCTTAGGGACTATCCTGAGAATCTTAATGGTTTATCAAGGAAATTATATAGGGCAAGCCAAGTAGGTATGGAAATTGCAGAAAGAGCTAAGAAGCTGGGAATCAAGGATGTATACTTTGACCGCAATGGGTACAAGTACCATGGCAGAGTAAAACAGCTAGCAGAGTCGGCACGACTAGGCGGTCTCAATTTCTAG
- the rpsE gene encoding 30S ribosomal protein S5 gives MQNRIFPEINDSELRDFIVSIRRVTKVVKGGKNMSFSALVVVGNGDGVAGFGNGKASEVPAAIKKGIESAKKNLIRVSITNGTLPHEVLGVFGAGKVLIKPAKEGKGIIAGATLRAVLQVLGVRDAVTKVLGSRNPHNIVRAAFEGLSRVRSKEKVALLRGKSQSDL, from the coding sequence ATGCAAAATAGAATTTTCCCGGAAATTAATGATTCAGAGCTAAGAGACTTCATTGTCTCTATTAGACGTGTTACAAAAGTCGTAAAAGGTGGCAAGAACATGAGCTTTAGTGCTCTTGTTGTTGTTGGTAATGGGGATGGCGTCGCAGGTTTTGGTAATGGTAAGGCCTCTGAAGTACCTGCTGCTATAAAAAAAGGCATTGAATCAGCGAAGAAAAACTTGATTAGAGTGAGTATAACTAATGGTACACTCCCTCATGAAGTGCTAGGTGTTTTTGGTGCAGGTAAGGTCTTGATAAAGCCTGCTAAGGAAGGTAAGGGAATTATTGCTGGAGCCACGCTCCGAGCAGTTCTACAAGTCCTTGGTGTTCGCGATGCAGTTACTAAAGTGCTCGGCTCTCGTAATCCTCATAACATCGTCCGAGCAGCCTTTGAAGGGCTTTCTAGGGTTCGCTCAAAAGAGAAAGTTGCCTTGCTAAGAGGTAAAAGCCAATCTGACTTATAA
- the secY gene encoding preprotein translocase subunit SecY — MKKVEELRQFITSVVSSKDVRSRVIFTLLVLLLYRLGSHVRVPGIDQDKLKSIWETLQGSLVGVLDLFSGGNLKVISVFALGITPYITASIVIQLLTVAIAQLKRLQEEGEAGRRQINQYTRYLTILLSIFQSTAISFWMLSQPGLVSISSRMFLLVSVIALTTGTAIVMWMGEQISERGIGNGISLLIFAGIVVRLPSIIVQFTERLGSDPISALESLLVAMLLLLIVALIVFVEKAYRPIPIEHTRRREIGVSSKSYLPLRINMSGVVPVIFASSLLAFPITVTQFVSINSSGIYEWLTKILRSGHPIYELVFIMCIVFFSFFYVSVIFDVQDVSNNLRKFGSYVPGVRPGKSTAEYLDSIVMKLTFVGAIYLSFICFVPQFIASGLDVGEIPFIGEWLYANITSNSALSWIVKGFGYTFYFGGTSLLIAVGVSIDTAQQLEARLITKKYELLGSTGRRFRGQRFLQESGYVK; from the coding sequence ATGAAAAAGGTCGAAGAGTTAAGACAGTTTATAACAAGTGTAGTAAGTTCAAAAGATGTAAGAAGCAGAGTGATTTTTACCTTACTAGTATTACTTTTATATAGGTTAGGTAGCCATGTTCGTGTGCCAGGAATAGATCAGGATAAATTAAAGTCAATATGGGAAACTCTCCAGGGCTCTCTGGTTGGCGTTCTAGACTTATTTTCTGGCGGTAACTTAAAAGTTATATCAGTATTTGCGCTAGGTATAACGCCGTATATAACGGCTTCAATTGTCATACAATTGCTTACCGTTGCTATAGCACAGTTGAAAAGATTACAGGAGGAAGGCGAGGCAGGGAGACGTCAAATCAATCAGTACACGAGATATCTGACCATACTCCTATCTATATTTCAATCTACGGCAATCAGCTTTTGGATGTTATCTCAACCGGGGTTGGTAAGTATATCGTCTAGAATGTTTCTCCTGGTATCAGTTATAGCCTTGACCACAGGAACAGCAATTGTCATGTGGATGGGGGAGCAGATATCGGAGAGAGGTATTGGAAATGGTATAAGCTTGCTTATATTTGCAGGTATAGTTGTTAGATTACCTTCGATAATTGTACAATTTACTGAGAGACTCGGAAGTGATCCTATTTCTGCATTAGAGAGCCTACTTGTGGCTATGCTCTTGCTGCTTATCGTAGCACTCATAGTATTTGTCGAAAAAGCATACCGTCCGATACCAATAGAACATACAAGGCGAAGAGAAATAGGAGTGTCTTCGAAGTCATATCTGCCATTGAGAATTAATATGTCGGGTGTAGTACCTGTCATATTTGCCTCTTCTTTATTGGCGTTTCCGATAACGGTTACTCAGTTTGTAAGCATAAACTCCTCTGGAATTTATGAATGGCTGACGAAAATCTTACGCTCCGGTCACCCGATATATGAATTAGTCTTTATTATGTGTATTGTATTCTTTTCTTTTTTCTATGTCTCAGTTATTTTTGATGTACAGGATGTATCTAATAATCTTCGAAAATTTGGCAGCTATGTACCAGGTGTAAGGCCTGGTAAATCAACTGCTGAATACCTGGATTCTATAGTAATGAAGCTTACATTTGTTGGGGCTATATACTTATCATTTATTTGCTTTGTTCCGCAGTTTATAGCTAGTGGACTAGATGTTGGAGAGATACCGTTTATCGGTGAGTGGCTTTATGCTAATATAACATCAAACTCTGCCTTGTCATGGATAGTGAAAGGGTTCGGCTATACTTTCTACTTCGGCGGGACATCCTTGCTTATAGCTGTCGGAGTATCAATAGACACTGCTCAGCAATTAGAGGCTCGTCTGATAACTAAGAAGTATGAGCTTTTAGGGAGTACGGGTCGAAGGTTTAGGGGACAGCGCTTTTTGCAAGAAAGTGGCTACGTTAAGTGA